The Lacrimispora xylanolytica genome has a segment encoding these proteins:
- the cutD gene encoding choline TMA-lyase-activating enzyme — translation MDHGNTGEIERKALIFNVQKYNMYDGPGIRTLVFFKGCPLRCKWCANPEGLERKFQVMYKRNSCVDCGACTKVCPVGIHVISNETGKHEIVREKDCIGCMECTKVCPNAALNIAGEVKTISELLKIVEEDVGFYDISGGGVTLGGGEVTAQPEAALNLLMACKREGINTAIETCGYTKTETILKIAEYVDLFLFDIKHMDPVKHNELVGVSNELILTNIKELLHRRYNVKVRMPMLKGINDSKEEIDAVIKFLMPFRDDKNFKGIDLLPYHKLGVNKYNQLDKEYPIEGDPSLSAEDLDRIEGWMKEYQFPVTVVKH, via the coding sequence ATGGACCATGGAAATACAGGAGAGATTGAACGTAAGGCGCTAATCTTTAATGTGCAGAAGTACAATATGTATGACGGGCCGGGTATCAGAACTCTGGTGTTCTTTAAAGGCTGTCCGCTCCGGTGTAAATGGTGTGCCAACCCGGAAGGGCTGGAACGGAAATTCCAGGTGATGTATAAAAGAAATTCCTGTGTAGACTGCGGGGCGTGCACGAAAGTGTGCCCCGTAGGAATCCATGTGATATCCAACGAGACCGGTAAGCATGAAATTGTGCGGGAAAAGGATTGCATCGGCTGTATGGAATGTACAAAGGTCTGTCCCAACGCGGCGCTTAACATTGCTGGAGAGGTGAAAACCATTTCAGAGCTGCTTAAGATCGTGGAAGAGGATGTAGGATTTTACGACATTTCAGGCGGAGGGGTAACCCTTGGCGGCGGTGAAGTGACCGCCCAGCCGGAGGCAGCCTTAAACCTTTTAATGGCCTGTAAGCGGGAAGGAATCAATACAGCGATTGAAACCTGCGGTTATACAAAAACGGAAACAATATTAAAGATTGCAGAGTATGTGGATTTATTCCTCTTTGATATCAAGCATATGGATCCGGTAAAGCACAACGAGCTGGTAGGAGTGAGCAATGAGCTGATTCTTACTAACATTAAGGAACTGCTCCACCGCCGCTATAACGTTAAGGTGCGTATGCCGATGTTAAAGGGAATCAACGACAGCAAAGAAGAAATAGATGCGGTTATCAAGTTTTTGATGCCGTTCCGTGATGATAAGAATTTTAAGGGAATTGATCTCCTTCCTTACCACAAGCTGGGAGTGAATAAATACAATCAGCTGGATAAGGAATACCCGATTGAAGGTGATCCAAGCTTAAGCGCGGAGGATTTAGACCGGATTGAAGGCTGGATGAAAGAATATCAGTTCCCGGTTACTGTAGTGAAGCACTAG
- a CDS encoding BMC domain-containing protein, which translates to MQQRVIEESVPGKQVTIAHVIASPIGEVYECLGIDELGAIGILTLSPFETSIIAADIAAKAADVQVGFLDRFTGSVIIAGDVDSVETALTAVCVTLERVLGYTVPPVTKT; encoded by the coding sequence ATGCAGCAGCGTGTCATAGAAGAATCCGTTCCGGGCAAACAGGTGACCATTGCCCATGTCATCGCATCCCCCATTGGGGAGGTATATGAATGCCTGGGCATTGATGAACTTGGAGCCATTGGAATTCTCACCTTATCTCCCTTTGAGACATCCATCATTGCTGCGGATATTGCAGCAAAGGCAGCGGATGTGCAGGTGGGATTTTTAGACCGGTTTACCGGATCTGTCATCATTGCAGGCGACGTGGATAGTGTGGAAACTGCTTTAACTGCGGTATGCGTAACGTTGGAACGTGTACTTGGTTACACCGTGCCACCGGTCACAAAGACATGA
- a CDS encoding EutP/PduV family microcompartment system protein — protein MRKKRIMIIGPGGSGKTSLANVLNGIDEPARRTQNMVYGKMTLDVPGVYLESPWMHKHIIAAAQDASHVLMLVDQSSCRESYPPGFAKAFRVPVIGVITGNGDKPENDGWCIRQLRKTGVLEPYCHINLKERTGLLEVMEALGLSPESTDKSNETPRGIPVCPMKQGKYNERREM, from the coding sequence ATGAGAAAGAAGAGAATCATGATCATTGGGCCAGGCGGCAGCGGGAAAACCTCACTGGCTAATGTTCTAAACGGCATAGACGAGCCCGCGAGGCGGACCCAAAACATGGTATATGGGAAAATGACCCTGGATGTCCCGGGTGTCTACCTAGAAAGTCCCTGGATGCATAAGCATATTATTGCTGCCGCTCAGGATGCCTCCCATGTACTGATGCTGGTAGACCAGTCTTCATGCCGGGAAAGCTACCCGCCGGGATTTGCGAAAGCGTTCCGGGTACCGGTGATTGGAGTCATTACCGGAAACGGAGATAAGCCTGAAAATGACGGCTGGTGTATCCGTCAGTTAAGAAAAACAGGGGTTTTGGAACCCTACTGCCACATAAATCTAAAGGAACGAACCGGTCTTTTAGAGGTAATGGAAGCGTTAGGGCTCAGTCCGGAGAGCACGGACAAATCGAATGAAACACCCAGGGGTATCCCTGTATGCCCAATGAAACAGGGCAAATACAATGAAAGGAGGGAAATGTAA
- a CDS encoding 1-propanol dehydrogenase PduQ: MEQFVMNTKVYMGSSCLDQIKELPVNKAYIICDPFMAQSGKVSMITDLLTEKGSSFEVFSEVVPDPTIEVVSRAIGNMQSFGPDAIIALGGGSAIDTAKAASHIYTQMGNAKLYLVAVPTTSGTGSEVTNFSVISDPEAQAKYPLRSDSMVPDAAFLDPRFTVSVPPHITADTGMDVLTHALEAYASTSAGDFTDAFAEKAVKLVWGYLARTVEEGSDLEARTHMHNASCLAGVAFNGAGLGLCHSMAHALGAKFHIPHGRSNAILLPHIISFNAGLEDAGEYEACKRYMAIANMLGIAAGTDKATVHGLVRHIKNLMNKIKIPQQITELNINRDEFLQAVEEMAEKALHDNCTLTNPRVPTAEDIANIYRKLCKGGF; encoded by the coding sequence GTGGAGCAATTTGTAATGAACACAAAGGTTTATATGGGATCCTCCTGTCTTGATCAGATAAAGGAACTGCCGGTGAATAAGGCTTATATCATCTGTGACCCCTTTATGGCCCAGTCAGGAAAGGTAAGCATGATTACAGACTTATTAACGGAAAAAGGAAGCAGCTTTGAAGTGTTTTCTGAGGTAGTGCCGGATCCTACCATTGAAGTGGTATCAAGGGCAATTGGAAACATGCAAAGCTTCGGACCTGATGCCATCATCGCTCTCGGCGGTGGATCTGCCATTGATACAGCCAAGGCAGCCAGCCACATCTATACACAGATGGGCAATGCAAAGCTTTATCTGGTAGCGGTTCCAACAACCAGCGGTACCGGAAGTGAAGTGACTAACTTCTCAGTCATCTCAGATCCAGAGGCACAGGCAAAATACCCGCTTCGTTCTGACAGTATGGTGCCGGATGCAGCATTTTTAGATCCGCGCTTTACCGTATCGGTTCCGCCTCATATTACGGCAGATACCGGAATGGATGTACTGACTCATGCACTGGAAGCTTATGCTTCTACCAGCGCAGGTGATTTTACAGATGCATTTGCGGAAAAAGCAGTGAAGCTGGTTTGGGGCTATCTTGCACGTACCGTAGAAGAAGGAAGCGACTTAGAAGCCAGAACTCATATGCACAACGCATCCTGTCTGGCAGGTGTTGCCTTTAACGGAGCAGGCCTTGGACTTTGCCATAGTATGGCACATGCCCTTGGAGCTAAATTCCATATTCCTCACGGAAGAAGCAATGCAATTTTACTTCCTCATATCATCAGCTTTAATGCTGGTCTTGAAGACGCAGGAGAATACGAAGCGTGCAAGCGCTATATGGCGATTGCCAACATGCTTGGTATCGCAGCCGGAACAGATAAAGCCACGGTACACGGCCTGGTGCGTCATATAAAGAATCTTATGAATAAAATTAAGATTCCGCAGCAGATCACGGAATTAAACATTAATCGTGACGAGTTTTTACAGGCTGTAGAGGAAATGGCAGAAAAGGCGCTTCATGATAACTGCACATTAACGAACCCAAGAGTTCCGACAGCAGAAGATATCGCAAATATCTATCGCAAATTGTGTAAGGGGGGATTTTAA
- the eutJ gene encoding ethanolamine utilization protein EutJ, translating into MSKKAITFDSCNELVSQFEAVVKHPVKGSSSVYYTGVDLGTACVVLAVLDENFKPVAGAYRYADVVRDGMVVDYIGAIRLVRELKAELEEKLDTELLYAAAAIPPGTDSLDGGAIKNVVQGAGFEITALLDEPTAANAVLKIENGAVVDIGGGTTGISILKDGKVVYVADEPTGGTHFSLVISGAYNMSFQEADVYKREEKHHKELLPVLKPVVEKVASIIKQHIEGHDVDEIYLVGGTCCLTGIEGIIEKQTGIRTRKPENPMFVTPLGIAFSCTQEEMA; encoded by the coding sequence ATGTCAAAGAAAGCAATAACATTTGATAGCTGCAATGAACTGGTCAGCCAGTTTGAAGCAGTGGTAAAGCATCCCGTTAAGGGAAGCTCCTCTGTTTACTATACGGGAGTGGATTTAGGAACAGCGTGTGTCGTACTGGCTGTGCTTGATGAAAACTTTAAGCCAGTTGCCGGTGCGTACCGGTATGCAGATGTGGTCCGTGACGGTATGGTAGTCGATTATATCGGTGCCATCCGCCTGGTCAGAGAGCTTAAGGCAGAACTTGAGGAGAAGCTGGACACCGAGCTGCTTTATGCGGCTGCAGCAATCCCTCCGGGAACGGACTCTCTGGACGGGGGAGCCATTAAGAATGTGGTACAGGGTGCGGGATTTGAAATCACTGCCCTTCTTGATGAGCCTACGGCGGCAAATGCAGTATTAAAGATTGAAAACGGAGCCGTGGTGGATATCGGCGGCGGTACCACAGGTATCTCCATCTTAAAGGATGGTAAAGTGGTATATGTAGCTGATGAACCTACTGGCGGAACCCATTTCTCCCTGGTGATATCCGGAGCCTATAATATGAGCTTTCAGGAAGCGGACGTTTATAAGCGCGAGGAGAAACACCACAAGGAGCTGCTTCCGGTATTAAAGCCGGTGGTTGAAAAAGTGGCCTCCATCATTAAGCAGCACATCGAAGGTCATGACGTAGATGAGATCTACCTGGTAGGTGGAACCTGCTGTCTGACTGGAATCGAAGGAATCATAGAAAAACAGACGGGAATCAGGACAAGAAAGCCTGAGAACCCAATGTTTGTAACTCCTCTTGGAATCGCATTCTCCTGTACACAGGAGGAAATGGCATAA
- a CDS encoding BMC domain-containing protein yields the protein MEYRIIKSPSKGTIDILNRRKGSGSSTPIGPVDAVGLIQGRIIEMVCAADVAEKAVGVTVEDIRGSCPQNMIMLAIFGDTASVEAAMEEIKQREKRGTMEW from the coding sequence ATGGAATACCGGATCATTAAATCACCGTCAAAAGGAACCATTGATATTTTAAACCGAAGAAAAGGCTCCGGCTCTTCAACCCCCATCGGGCCGGTGGACGCTGTTGGGCTGATTCAGGGGCGTATCATTGAGATGGTCTGTGCTGCCGATGTGGCGGAAAAGGCTGTCGGCGTAACGGTGGAAGATATCAGGGGAAGCTGCCCACAGAACATGATTATGCTGGCGATTTTTGGGGATACGGCATCGGTAGAGGCAGCGATGGAAGAAATCAAACAAAGAGAGAAGAGAGGGACCATGGAATGGTAG
- a CDS encoding EutN/CcmL family microcompartment protein: MVAARLIDNIWATRKADSLNGYKFMLAEIIGGTREGERLIVADIISAGIGDRVIVSTGSSARRMLGNDEIPIDAVVIGIIDEDCQFI, translated from the coding sequence ATGGTAGCAGCAAGACTGATCGACAACATTTGGGCAACCAGAAAAGCCGACTCCTTAAACGGTTATAAATTCATGCTTGCTGAGATCATCGGAGGTACCAGGGAAGGCGAGCGGCTGATCGTAGCAGATATCATCAGTGCAGGTATCGGAGACCGTGTCATCGTATCTACCGGCTCTTCTGCCAGACGCATGCTGGGAAATGATGAGATTCCCATCGATGCTGTAGTAATTGGAATCATAGATGAGGATTGCCAATTTATATAG
- a CDS encoding cupin domain-containing protein encodes MKQLICAKDVEMLHAEGKKVFHMECGSIITPSAKDAADAYGITFCDKAEEKPQVQPSLAGMDIDSEKIYMVLKTLMERGMLNDILKPYESESHGNGLKVVRGSSVKMDVFDTGDPNVKAYYQELVSKEESKISAGFLVIDHSEFEWELTYEEIDYVIEGTLTVTIDGKTYTAKAGDVLFVPSGSKVIWGSPDKARVFYATYPANWADLV; translated from the coding sequence ATGAAGCAGTTGATTTGTGCAAAAGATGTAGAGATGCTCCATGCAGAAGGCAAAAAAGTATTTCACATGGAATGCGGAAGCATCATCACTCCATCTGCAAAGGATGCAGCAGATGCTTATGGAATCACCTTCTGTGACAAAGCAGAAGAAAAGCCACAGGTTCAGCCATCACTTGCAGGTATGGACATTGACAGCGAGAAAATTTATATGGTACTGAAGACACTGATGGAACGAGGAATGTTAAATGACATTTTAAAGCCATATGAGTCAGAAAGCCATGGAAACGGTCTTAAAGTAGTTCGTGGAAGCTCCGTTAAAATGGATGTATTTGACACAGGGGATCCTAACGTAAAAGCTTACTACCAGGAGTTAGTAAGCAAGGAAGAATCCAAAATCAGTGCAGGATTTCTTGTCATCGACCATTCAGAATTTGAATGGGAGCTGACATACGAAGAAATCGATTATGTCATTGAAGGAACACTTACTGTGACGATCGACGGAAAGACTTACACAGCCAAAGCTGGAGACGTGCTTTTCGTACCGTCAGGATCTAAAGTGATCTGGGGTTCCCCGGATAAGGCGAGAGTATTCTACGCAACCTATCCGGCCAACTGGGCAGATCTGGTTTAA
- a CDS encoding BMC domain-containing protein gives MMQALGFIETKGLLTAIEAADAMLKAADVSLLERTTVGGGLISVTVTGDVAAVKAAVDAGAAAVERIDAASLITRHVIPRPHEELVAVIGGGTPDEPDDEPVPAPAQEPEIQAEPLVAVTEEESSCETDTVDTIKRETVDTWMKQDGFLETMKILEDMKVTELRTLAREYPEFSIAGREISKANKTLLLEEFGKYYGQND, from the coding sequence ATGATGCAGGCACTTGGCTTTATAGAAACAAAAGGTCTGCTGACTGCCATTGAGGCCGCCGATGCCATGTTAAAGGCAGCAGATGTGTCTCTATTGGAAAGAACTACAGTCGGCGGAGGTCTTATCTCTGTAACAGTAACTGGTGATGTGGCAGCAGTAAAAGCAGCGGTAGACGCAGGAGCGGCAGCGGTAGAACGTATCGATGCAGCGTCCCTGATCACACGCCATGTGATTCCAAGACCCCATGAAGAGCTTGTGGCGGTCATTGGCGGAGGAACTCCGGACGAGCCTGATGATGAACCAGTGCCGGCACCGGCGCAGGAGCCAGAAATCCAGGCAGAGCCATTAGTAGCAGTGACAGAAGAAGAATCTTCCTGTGAGACCGATACGGTAGATACGATCAAGAGAGAAACCGTTGATACATGGATGAAGCAGGATGGTTTTTTAGAGACCATGAAGATACTTGAAGATATGAAGGTAACAGAGCTTAGGACGCTTGCCCGTGAATATCCGGAATTCAGCATAGCTGGACGAGAGATTTCAAAGGCAAATAAAACCCTGCTGCTGGAAGAATTCGGGAAGTATTATGGACAAAATGATTAA
- a CDS encoding acetaldehyde dehydrogenase (acetylating) encodes MENFDYDLRSIQEARDLARSGEAAAKAIAKYTDAQIDAILRSMAKAGEEHALCLGEMAAEETGFGKAADKAYKNHAASTLLYEQIKDMKTTGILSEDHATGTIEVAEPVGLIMGIVPSTNPTSTVFFKSMTAIKSGNAIVFSPHPSAAKCTLKAAEVMRDAAIAAGAPEGIIGCVTMPSMGSTNELMKCKEVAIIIATGGPGMVKAAYSAGKPAIGVGAGNSPAYIEKTANVKEAVKTIIASKTFDYGTICASEQSIICEESNHAEVVSELKAQGGYFMTKEETDKVCNLLFKNGHNMNAKFVGRSPQVIAAAAGIQIPEGTKVLIGKQEGVGEGYPLSYEKLTTVLAFYTVKDWEEACGLSIRLLQNGIGHTMSIHTQDRDKVIKFAAKPASRILVNTGGSQGGTGISTGLPISFTLGCGTCGGSSVSENVSPKHLINIKTVAYGLKDCATIVENDPTFTWKNGSTKTACSPSDFVSSFEKKETAQAASCQSGCDDNEKLAALVKEIVLAMKGQ; translated from the coding sequence ATGGAAAATTTTGATTATGATTTACGTTCCATCCAAGAAGCAAGGGATTTAGCAAGAAGCGGAGAAGCAGCAGCAAAAGCAATTGCAAAATATACAGATGCACAGATTGATGCAATCTTAAGAAGTATGGCAAAAGCAGGAGAGGAGCATGCGCTCTGTCTCGGCGAAATGGCAGCAGAAGAAACTGGATTTGGTAAGGCAGCAGATAAGGCATATAAGAACCATGCAGCTTCCACTCTTCTTTACGAGCAGATCAAGGATATGAAGACAACAGGAATTCTTTCCGAAGATCATGCAACAGGAACCATTGAGGTAGCTGAGCCGGTAGGTCTTATTATGGGTATTGTACCTTCTACAAACCCAACCTCAACTGTATTCTTTAAATCCATGACAGCAATCAAGTCAGGAAATGCAATTGTATTTTCCCCACATCCATCAGCAGCAAAATGTACCTTAAAAGCAGCTGAAGTGATGCGTGATGCAGCAATCGCAGCTGGCGCTCCAGAAGGAATCATCGGCTGTGTGACCATGCCATCTATGGGCTCCACCAATGAACTGATGAAGTGCAAAGAAGTTGCTATCATCATCGCAACTGGCGGTCCTGGAATGGTTAAGGCAGCTTACAGTGCAGGAAAGCCAGCCATCGGCGTAGGCGCAGGAAACTCTCCAGCTTACATCGAGAAGACTGCAAATGTAAAAGAAGCTGTTAAAACAATCATCGCCAGCAAGACATTTGACTACGGTACCATCTGTGCTTCTGAGCAGTCTATCATCTGCGAGGAAAGCAACCACGCAGAAGTGGTTTCAGAGTTAAAGGCTCAGGGCGGATACTTTATGACAAAAGAAGAGACAGACAAGGTTTGCAATCTGTTATTTAAGAACGGACATAACATGAATGCAAAATTTGTAGGACGTTCTCCTCAGGTTATCGCTGCAGCAGCTGGAATCCAGATTCCAGAAGGAACCAAAGTTTTAATCGGTAAGCAGGAAGGCGTAGGAGAAGGTTATCCGTTATCTTACGAGAAACTGACAACCGTACTTGCTTTCTATACCGTTAAGGATTGGGAAGAAGCTTGTGGACTGAGCATCCGTCTGTTACAGAACGGTATCGGACATACCATGAGCATTCATACTCAGGACCGTGACAAGGTAATCAAGTTTGCAGCTAAGCCAGCTTCCAGAATCCTTGTAAACACTGGCGGAAGCCAGGGCGGAACTGGAATCAGCACAGGTCTTCCAATTTCCTTTACTTTAGGATGCGGTACCTGCGGCGGAAGCTCTGTTTCTGAGAACGTTAGTCCAAAGCACTTAATCAACATCAAAACAGTAGCTTACGGATTAAAGGACTGTGCAACCATCGTAGAAAATGATCCTACTTTCACATGGAAGAATGGAAGCACAAAGACAGCTTGCAGTCCATCTGATTTTGTATCTTCTTTTGAGAAAAAGGAAACAGCTCAGGCAGCATCCTGTCAGAGTGGTTGTGATGACAATGAAAAGTTAGCAGCTCTTGTAAAAGAGATCGTGTTAGCGATGAAGGGTCAGTAA
- a CDS encoding phosphate propanoyltransferase, producing the protein MDKYEAVIQLLMEAVKSDSGKDDFKIPVGVSNRHVHLSQEDLEALFGKGYELTNMKELSQPGQFACKETLTICGPKGAIEKVRILGPVRKQTQVEILAADSFKLGKKAQPKMSGELSGTPGITLVGPKGSVETKEGVIVAQRHIHMSPSDALKFGVHDGQEVSIKTEGIRGGIFDHVAIRVTDTSSLECHLDTEEANAMGLGGSATVTIVK; encoded by the coding sequence ATGGATAAATACGAAGCAGTCATTCAGCTTTTAATGGAAGCAGTAAAATCAGATTCCGGAAAAGATGACTTCAAAATACCAGTAGGTGTTTCCAATCGTCACGTACATCTGTCCCAGGAAGATTTAGAGGCTCTTTTTGGTAAGGGATATGAGCTTACCAACATGAAAGAGTTATCCCAGCCAGGACAGTTTGCCTGCAAGGAAACACTGACCATCTGCGGCCCTAAGGGTGCCATTGAGAAGGTTCGTATCTTAGGACCGGTCAGAAAGCAGACTCAGGTGGAGATTCTGGCAGCCGACAGCTTTAAGCTTGGTAAAAAGGCTCAGCCAAAGATGTCCGGTGAATTATCCGGAACACCAGGAATCACACTGGTGGGACCGAAAGGTTCTGTTGAAACAAAAGAAGGCGTTATCGTTGCCCAGAGACATATTCATATGAGCCCATCCGATGCGCTGAAATTCGGCGTACACGACGGACAGGAAGTAAGCATTAAGACAGAAGGAATCCGTGGAGGCATCTTTGATCATGTTGCCATCCGCGTAACCGATACTTCAAGCCTTGAATGCCATTTAGACACTGAGGAAGCCAACGCTATGGGCCTTGGCGGCTCCGCAACTGTCACCATTGTTAAATAA
- the eutM gene encoding ethanolamine utilization microcompartment protein EutM has translation MKYDALGMIETKGLIGSIEAADAMVKAANVTLIGKEFVGGGLVTVMVRGDVGAVKAATDAGAAAAQRVGELVSVHVIPRPHAEVETILPATKEI, from the coding sequence ATGAAATACGATGCATTAGGAATGATTGAGACTAAAGGTTTAATTGGATCTATCGAAGCAGCAGACGCTATGGTTAAAGCAGCAAACGTTACTTTAATCGGTAAGGAATTCGTAGGTGGCGGCCTTGTTACTGTTATGGTAAGAGGCGATGTAGGTGCTGTTAAGGCAGCTACAGATGCAGGTGCAGCAGCAGCTCAGCGTGTAGGCGAGCTGGTTTCCGTACACGTAATTCCTCGTCCACACGCAGAAGTGGAAACAATTCTTCCAGCAACAAAAGAGATTTAA
- a CDS encoding MarR family winged helix-turn-helix transcriptional regulator: METNTSEKLLQQIRNCTNLVHRLIHREHHTMNSGIMGSGMGRGQGLVLRMLAEHDGMTQSEIAEKLDIRPSSLGELVMKLVENGFVERRQNEKDKRVINVYLTEKGREMEGQFINKRQQSAKSWCAGLSEDEKEQLSGLLGKLISSMEESMSKDEAGFSSQDMPFGHGHMGMGHDERSRHDLHSRGGHFGKRCGGHGNDWRNGL; encoded by the coding sequence ATGGAGACAAATACATCTGAAAAGCTATTGCAACAAATTCGAAATTGTACCAATCTGGTTCACAGACTGATTCACCGGGAACACCATACTATGAATTCAGGAATCATGGGAAGTGGTATGGGACGCGGACAAGGACTTGTCCTTCGTATGCTTGCGGAACATGATGGCATGACTCAGTCAGAGATTGCTGAGAAGCTTGATATCCGTCCTTCTTCCCTTGGAGAACTTGTGATGAAGCTTGTTGAAAACGGCTTTGTGGAACGCCGGCAAAATGAGAAAGATAAACGGGTCATCAATGTTTATCTCACAGAGAAGGGACGGGAGATGGAAGGCCAGTTTATAAATAAGAGGCAGCAGTCAGCCAAATCGTGGTGCGCCGGGTTGTCAGAAGATGAGAAGGAACAGCTTTCAGGGCTGTTGGGTAAACTGATCTCTTCTATGGAAGAATCAATGTCAAAGGACGAGGCCGGATTTTCAAGTCAGGATATGCCCTTTGGTCATGGACATATGGGTATGGGCCATGATGAGCGTTCACGCCATGACCTGCATTCCCGAGGTGGTCATTTTGGAAAACGGTGCGGTGGTCATGGAAATGATTGGCGGAATGGATTATAA